A single region of the Borrelia hermsii DAH genome encodes:
- a CDS encoding 30S ribosomal protein S1, with product MEKQEDLQENYLKVLEKVELGSSVSGVVINIMKDYVLVDIGYKSEGFIKIDEFETIPNVGDKLDAIVTRVGGELGLVLSVAKLDSLNLQDKIDEYIANRKVLKGKILVELSSGYKVQINENVTGFMPSYLSSKIRDEKLKRGLVVEFYVIQADKTDGLRLILDRRTLERERELLKRKELVNSYSEGDIVDGVVERITDYGAIIKVKNLVLGVLHKRNIAFSRVENIEDFIRVGDKLRLQIIKLSVNTGKMELSLKALKANPWDSVESRYKIESIVKGKVVKILPFGAVVELDSEISGFLHISNFSWVRVIKSPQELVKVGQIVEVKILEIDKENQKISLGIKQVNENPWNSLSQRCDVGKVVQGVVKNITKTGAFVSIEEGIDAYISKFDISWVDEINPEEYFKLGSSISGKVIEFDAKKQNIRLGIKQLEENPWDDFSKSYKKGDTLEVEVLEKKSKGVQVRVYGKIMGFISKIQLGDTKESSLDTFENLNVGDKLKVMITNIDFKNKLVLLSYRAYKEQKSSEEISSYLFKEDDEESYKPFANLLKRNADV from the coding sequence ATGGAAAAGCAAGAAGATTTACAAGAAAATTATCTGAAGGTTCTTGAAAAAGTAGAACTTGGTAGTAGCGTTTCTGGTGTTGTTATAAATATCATGAAAGATTATGTGCTTGTAGATATTGGGTATAAGTCTGAAGGTTTTATTAAAATCGATGAATTTGAAACCATTCCAAATGTTGGAGATAAACTTGATGCAATAGTTACGAGGGTAGGGGGAGAATTGGGATTAGTTCTTAGTGTTGCAAAGCTTGATTCTCTTAATTTGCAAGATAAGATTGATGAGTATATTGCAAATAGAAAGGTGCTTAAAGGCAAGATTTTAGTTGAACTTTCAAGTGGCTATAAAGTCCAAATTAATGAAAATGTTACCGGATTTATGCCATCTTATTTGAGTTCTAAAATTAGAGATGAAAAATTAAAAAGAGGCTTGGTAGTTGAGTTTTATGTTATTCAGGCAGATAAAACTGATGGTCTTAGGCTTATTCTTGATAGACGGACTTTGGAGAGAGAGCGAGAGCTTTTGAAAAGAAAAGAGCTTGTTAATTCTTATAGCGAGGGAGATATAGTTGATGGTGTTGTTGAGAGAATTACAGATTATGGTGCTATTATAAAGGTTAAGAATCTTGTTTTGGGAGTATTGCATAAAAGAAATATTGCATTTAGTCGTGTTGAAAATATTGAAGATTTTATTCGTGTTGGTGATAAATTAAGATTGCAAATCATCAAATTAAGTGTAAATACAGGAAAGATGGAATTATCCCTTAAAGCTTTAAAGGCAAATCCTTGGGATTCTGTTGAATCTAGGTATAAGATTGAAAGTATTGTAAAGGGCAAAGTTGTGAAAATATTACCCTTTGGTGCTGTGGTTGAACTTGATAGTGAGATATCAGGATTTCTTCATATAAGCAATTTTTCTTGGGTAAGGGTGATAAAAAGTCCCCAAGAATTAGTTAAGGTTGGGCAAATCGTAGAAGTTAAGATTTTGGAGATAGACAAGGAAAATCAAAAAATATCTCTAGGTATTAAGCAAGTTAATGAGAATCCATGGAATAGTTTATCTCAAAGGTGTGATGTTGGTAAGGTTGTTCAGGGTGTTGTTAAGAATATCACAAAGACAGGTGCCTTTGTGAGCATTGAAGAAGGCATAGATGCATATATTAGTAAATTTGATATTTCTTGGGTTGATGAGATTAATCCTGAGGAATACTTTAAATTGGGAAGTTCAATTAGTGGAAAAGTAATTGAATTTGATGCAAAGAAGCAAAACATTAGGTTGGGAATTAAACAGTTGGAAGAAAATCCTTGGGATGATTTCTCTAAGAGCTATAAGAAAGGTGATACCCTTGAAGTTGAAGTTTTAGAGAAGAAATCAAAGGGAGTTCAGGTAAGAGTTTATGGTAAAATAATGGGATTTATTAGTAAAATTCAACTTGGAGATACAAAAGAATCCAGCTTGGATACTTTTGAAAATTTGAATGTTGGGGACAAACTTAAAGTTATGATTACCAATATTGATTTTAAAAATAAGTTGGTTTTGCTTTCTTATAGGGCGTATAAGGAACAAAAATCAAGCGAAGAAATTTCTTCTTATTTGTTTAAGGAGGATGATGAAGAGTCTTATAAGCCCTTTGCGAATCTGTTAAAGAGGAATGCTGATGTTTAA